The following are encoded together in the Glycine max cultivar Williams 82 chromosome 8, Glycine_max_v4.0, whole genome shotgun sequence genome:
- the LOC100795222 gene encoding amino acid transporter AVT6A has product MTIGSLAPKAEKKKSRKNKTVVVNENAPLLPKSHVQESDAGFDDFNGASFSGAVFNLSTTIIGAGIMALPATLKQLGMIPGLLAIIIMALLTEKSIELLIRFTRAGKSASYAGLMGDSFGNYGKALVQICVIINNIGVLIVYMIIIGDVLSGTSSSGDHHYGILEGWFGVQWWTGRTFVVLFTTLAIFVPLASFKRIDSLRFTSALSVALAVVFLVIAVGIAVVKIFSGGIVMPRLFPVTTDVASFFRLFTVVPVFVTAYICHYNVHSIDNELEDSSQMQGVVQTALVLCSSVYVMISFFGFLLFGEGTLDDVLANFDTDLGIPFGSVLNDAVRISYAAHLMLVFPVVFFPLRLNIDGLLFSKSRPLVLDNVRFASLTVALIGVIFLGANFIPSIWDAFQFTGATAAVCIGFIFPAAITLKDRYNIATKSDKILSVIMIVLAVFSNVVAIYSDAYALIKQNKTSRE; this is encoded by the exons ATGACGATTGGTAGTCTAGCACCTAAggcagagaagaagaaatcaaggAAGAACAAGACTGTTGTTGTTAATGAGAATGCACCCTTGTTGCCAAAAAGTCATGTTCAGGAGAGTGATGCTGGTTTTGATGATTTCAATGGAGCTTCATTTTCTGGGGCTGTTTTTAACTTATCCACCACAATTATTGGTGCTGGTATCATGGCCTTGCCTGCAACCTTGAAACAGTTGGGAATGATACCTGGTCTTCTTGCCATCATCATCATGGCTTTGTTGACAGAGAAGTCAATTGAGCTTTTGATTCGGTTTACCCGGGCTGGGAAGTCTGCTTCTTATGCTGGTCTCATGGGGGATTCCTTTGGGAATTATGGAAAAGCTCTGGTGCAGATATGTGTTATAATCAATAACATCGGTGTTCTGATTGTTTACATGATTATAATTG GTGATGTGCTCTCTGGAACATCTTCAAGTGGAGATCATCACTATGGTATCCTTGAAGGATGGTTTGGTGTGCAATGGTGGACAGGCCGGAcatttgttgtactttttacTACACTTGCCATATTTGTACCTCTTGCGAGCTTTAAGCGAATTG ATTCATTGAGATTCACGTCCGCCCTTTCAGTCGCACTTGCAGTTGTTTTTCTAGTCATTGCCGTGGGAATTGCTGTTGTCAAGATATTTAGTGGAGGCATTGTGATGCCCAGACTCTTCCCTGTCACGACTGATGTGGCATCATTCTTCAGACTATTCACTGTAGTTCCTGTGTTTGTGACTGCGTATATCTGCCACTACAATG TTCACAGCATAGACAATGAACTTGAGGACTCCTCACAGATGCAAGGGGTTGTACAAACCGCCCTTGTTCTATGCTCTTCAGTGTATGTAATGATAAGCTTCTTTGGGTTCCTCCTATTTGGCGAAGGAACTCTTGATGATGTACTGGCCAATTTCGATACCGATCTTGGAATTCCTTTCGGTTCTGTGCTCAATGATGCTGTTCGTATAAGCTATGCTGCGCACCTGATGCTTGTATTTCCAGTTGTCTTCTTTCCGTTGCGTCTTAACATAGATGGTCTCCTCTTCTCAAAATCAAGGCCTCTGGTTCTGGATAACGTCAGATTTGCATCACTCACTGTTGCCCTTATTGGTGTTATCTTCCTGGGAGCAAATTTCATACCTAGCATTTGGGATGCCTTCCAGTTTACTGGAGCAACTGCCGCAGTCTGTATAGGATTCATTTTTCCAGCTGCCATCACTCTTAA GGACCGCTACAACATTGCTACTAAATCAGACAAGATTTTGTCTGTCATTATGATAGTCCTTGCAGTCTTCTCAAACGTTGTGGCTATATACAGTGATGCATATGCCTTGATCAAGCAGAACAAAACTTCACGCGAATGA